In the genome of Magnolia sinica isolate HGM2019 chromosome 2, MsV1, whole genome shotgun sequence, one region contains:
- the LOC131225843 gene encoding transcription factor ILI6, producing MSSRRSRSRQSGSSRITDDQINDLVSKLQALLPEIRNRSTDRVPAARVLQETCNYIRSLHREVDDLSERLSELLETTDTSSAQAAIIRSLLM from the exons ATGTCTAGTAGAAGGTCACGGTCGAGGCAGTCAGGAAGTTCAAGGATTACTGACGATCAGATCAATGATCTCGTCTCCAAGCTACAAGCACTACTACCTGAGATTCGCAACAGGAGCACCGACAGG GTACCAGCAGCTAGGGTTTTACAGGAGACATGCAACTACATAAGAAGCTTACACAGAGAGGTCGATGACCTGAGCGAGCGGCTCTCAGAGCTATTGGAGACAACGGACACCAGCAGTGCCCAGGCCGCTATAATTAGGAGTCTACTCATGTAA